atactcaTCTAGACTTATCCAcaaaaaggatcgggtcccagcgagtcaagcttcaGCCGCAACTACTCGTCCTACCCATATTCATAAACACACCATACGTACGCTAACGcatgcacacagctccaaattgtcTTATGGCGACATCTATAACAATATCATCAATTAAATATGCAATACAAGGCGTACCTATTTagctatataaatatatttataagtgaatacatgagcatgccttgaatatataataatattgaaattataaataaatccaACATCTACTCATAGATCACAAAAAATCACTACGGTGGTTGAACGAAAGAAGAAGGCTGACTTtgctcacctaaataattatattatgaatttattaCCATTATCACAAAATAAAGATTTAGAGAGTCAAAGACATCATAAGTTATGCTAAAAATTCAGCAGAATTTttcctatacttaggacctactcAACCTACAAAGTAATTCAAATAAGACTTCTAAAACCAAAGGCCTTAAGCCCAAAGCTCAACAACATCACACAAACCCTTCTGAGCCCACCAAACCAAATAAAACTCAAGTGATAAGACAATTCAGCTATAGAGCTTAAAACTAACATTCTGCCAAaaaccatccaaactaactctgaAAATTCTATAAACATGCCCTGCAGTCCTTAACAATGTTATTAGGCTATTGTAAAAGCAATTATAAATTTCTAGccacccacgaatattttatgaattttattataaACCTAACATCAGGCAAATAAGGTAATTTAAAGTTGgggtttacctatgctaattCTGACACCTAAAACGTGTCTGAAGCGTTTGAAAATGGTGGGAAGAACTATAATATTGACTCACTTTTGAAGTGAGTCCAGCAGCTCGTCTGTCCAGCCCGAAAATGCAATATCAATCGCCAGTGAAATTTTCACGAAATGAGaacacctacacgaagcccacaacatcaaaagttagaatataatttttatttaattaaacaaaCTCATTAAAAGCCTAAAAAAATACTGCAAAGCTCGTGAAATCTATCAAAATTTCGAtgtcaaaaaaatttgaaatttacgtCGTTGCGAAGCTTTCGTCGAGTGGAGCGTGTCGATGGTCTCAGAATTTCCATGGAGTTCCCGGTTtgagagaaatttagcccaaaaattgAAATGGGGTACGCCAGCGTGTGGGGGAGGGAGGGGGACGGCCGGCTGGCGGtgggggagggaggagagagaggaaaaaggaagagaaagagaGGAGGGATGTGGGTGCGGGAGGAGGGAAGGGAAAGAAAAAAGGGATCGGTCCAATTCTGTCTAGTTCGATTTGACCAGTTCGATTCACGTTACCCGAAAAATTGATTTTTACTCTGCCCTATAACCCAAAATGAGgttcaaaaatttcgaaaaaattacaaaaaatttagaaaaatttgtggagtccaaatatatttttaaacttgCCACATAGTCTTAAATtagtttgaaaaaaaaattgacaattaATTGTCTCGAAAAATCAAAACCTAATTTgaaaatccagaaaattttaatttaattttcataatatttaataatacaataaaatattataatttatacataaaataattgtTTAAAAATTCGGAGCGTtacatttaataataaatatactaaaataacaaaataatttttttcaatatcTAAAATTATGCATTTTTTTCCTAAAAACAATTTTTGGCATTTCAATTTTAATGTCAATCAAGCACTAAGTATTCTCCGGGTTTGGAACCCGATGCCGCCTGAGGCTTGATGTTGTTGGGCATTAGGCCTGTTAGTTTTTGGACTGGATTTTTTTGGAGCTTGGAACTGGACTTGGGCTTCATTGGCTGTCTAGGCCTACTGGCTTTTGTTTAGCTCTTGTAATTGGGCTTAGCGTTAGCACTTTAACCCATTAATGATATTCCACCTtcagaaaaatttttttttctaaatttgtaaattgtaaTGGCAGATCAGAGTTGGGCCTTCGCTGTGTGATCTGTGAAGTGTATCATAAGCCTGGCCTAATCTGAAATTTTCATTAATGCTTTCTCATAGTGTAGAAAAAGAAAAGGATAAAAACCCATAACAAATTTAGCATTTTATGATTTAGTCTTGAAGTTTATAAaagatataatttaattattctctCTCTATGTTATTCATCTCATGCTTTTTCTCCTAAAAAAAACcacaaaaaaaattcaattaaaaattaaaataaatatattgttaattatttttttaatctcaatttcaccttaaaattaaaaattaaaataaaaaaattcaataaaaaaagaaTGAAACTCGGCCCCGGCATCAGGGCGAGCTTTCCAAAGCAAGTATGTTCACAGACCTCATTATTAAGTAGTTGTTAGCGCTCTTCCAAAATGGAATTATTTCTTGACTTTGCAAGACTCTTCTTGTGGAATCTAAAAGATTCACCAAAGCCTATGCCTTTATGGAAATCATCGGAGTTGACAACTGGGCCAAGTAACATTTGAAATCTCTTCACACCTCCTCTCAATTATCTATTTTCTTGTTTAAACTTATCTCCCTGTTTGGTTAAATAGTGGTTCATTGCATCAGAGAGTCTAGGAAGATAAACAAATGGCAATGATTACTTTAAAGTTGCATGCTTGCCAAAAGCACTTTCATTTCTAAATCTAATACTGTGGGCACACAACCAAATCATTCAAGCTTCACATGTATTGCCCTTCTAGATTTCCTGCCAACTCAGACACTTAATCATTAGACTTTAATAATTCCCTTGATTTTGTTTTTGTTAAATGTAAGTAATTGCTTttcattgaatatatatataaaaccgaAGTAACTATAATGTTGGAATTATCGGCTTCGGTGGGAAGTTCAGGGTGTAACCCAGAAAGGCCTCCACAACTATACCCACATCCCCGCCGGTGTTGGATGTTACAGGAAGCTTAACCTACAATAACCCAGCTAATAGGCTTCCACATACAGATTCTACAGCTTTACTTATGAGTGTATCAGGAAGTTCATCATCAAGCTGTAACGCATATAGGCCTGATCCACTGATTGATTCCACATCTCTGATGATGGATACAATGGATTCCAATCCTTCAGCTaggtaaagattattttagtatctaCCATTAATTATGTTCACTTTAATTATAGTTTTTCATAGTTAATTCATATGGATATCAAATTTTATATTGATACTGCTTGTTAGAGAACGCCTATGAGCTTGAGGTTAACTCAAAACTTTAAATCAATGGAGGTGTATATGTGTCATTCCCACTTGTACAATTTGCGACTCGTCTCTATCTcttttcagattttttttttttctctagtaCTTAGGGAACTGTTACAAAGGAGCACTCCGAAGTGAAGAAGGCGAGTTGGCTTTGGGGTTTTACACTGTTCATTGTCATTCACAGCCAACCCTTTTCAATACAGCTGATTCGCAATGAATGTCCAGGATAAAAGGGACAAGAGAATCATAATCATAATGAACACACTTTAATGCCTTTTTAATGACTTGGCTGGGATTTAAAACTTTATCAGTTTGGGCTTAGACCTAGTTAATAAGAAAAGATTATTGAGGCTAATAATTAAGTTTATTATTATGTTTGATTTGAAGACAGTGTGACATTCAAAGATTTGGTTTAAAGGTAGAATCGCTTTTAAGAGACAAGCAGACTCTATAATTTTACTTTAACAGCATTGAATCACTTTAAGCTATATTTGCTCAACCAGTGTCATCATGTTAGAGGCTGATGATATTAATAATCAGTTTCATTAGTTCGAAAAGCTAGATTTCTGAGTCAATTTTCTTGCTTTtggcttcctttttttttttttttttactttaattttccTTTCTGAGAAGAATCCCTCTTTCATTAATTTCCTAGAACGCTCTTGGTGCAGTGCTCCCTCACTTTATATGTCCTCCATAATTgtgaatgaatatatatatatatatattgcaataAATAACCTTCATATTAGAAATATTGAGGGATCTTCAGATGGTGGTAATTATGATCTAGCTAATTGATCTTAATTTATGATCACATGAAAGCTGCATAATATAATTGTTTTTCGTCAGAAACCAAAGATAAAAGGGGATCAGCGCATACCATTTTAAGACATTTAATTTTTTGGCTAAAGTACTGAACTTTTCTGCAACTAATTCATTGTCCTATATGTATTTCCATTAATTTTTCAGTTCAGAAATCGAAACCACCAAACGGTCTCCGCTTGAATATACTTATAATAATCTGTAATAAAACCCCACATACATGCTTCCAAACAAATGGCATCACAAGAGATCAatatagatttaaaaaaaaaaaaaaaccctagctATAGCAGAAGAATATCTAGCACGTGCACTAAAATCCATGCACATAAAGCCTGCATAATAGAAATAAAAACCCACAAAAAAAACCTTCGAAGCAtggataaataaaaattaaaacccaGAGATATGAAACAGTATAGCTGTTAAAGGCTTATACTGTAAACATCttttatataaactttaaataaaGCTGAAGcaacaaaaagaaaaggaaaagatgcAGAGAGAGAGGGCAAAGGATTCCAATGGACAAACAAACATAAACTGGACAACTACATCATGCACAGTACAGATTATATGAACTTATTACACAAACACATTACAGAAATTGTGAAATTTCAAAAGACACTTTTAAAAGCTAATAACTTAATGAAAAAGAGACTAGACATAGATAGAGAGTAGTTGCTGTCATGAGCTAGCTTCCCAAGGATGgccttttaatttcttttctatcTGCAATTTTTTTTCTTGCCGCCATGCATTCAACGGCGACGTTCTGGGGTCCAATGTGGCAGAGATGGGCTAAAATGTTTTGACACCACTCTAGAGTCTAGCAGTTCCGTGATGGGTGTGAAGCTGACACACCTTGGCACCTTGTACTGGTTAATAGATGCACCCCTGGAAATTGCATAATCCATGAGCTCCTCAAAGGTGCCATTTTTCACCACTCTTATCTCCAGTGGCCCGATTGAGTTATCAGCTACCCGGCCTTGCCTGTAGACAGAGTTCAATGATTCTTCCATGGCTAGGCAACACTGGTTCAAGACCTCCTCAGTTGGTGAATTGGCTGGATCTTTAACAAACAACTCCCAGTATATCACGTAGTGACCTGGGATTGATTTGGTATCTGCATAGCTAGTGTACTCAACTACACTGGTGTTGAACTCACGTAACAGTGCGGAAGCATTTTCAATACCCTTTTGTAACTCAGCCTCGTCGGTCTTGTCCGAGTCAATACTCAATAAGACATTCTTTCTCCTCACGAAGCGAAATTGTGGAGCTTTGTTGTAGAACCCAGTGACCCGGAGGATGTCACCGACTCGGTACCTGTAGAGACCAGAATAGGTAGTGATAACCAATTCATATTCTTTGCCAACTTCAACGTTAGCAAGGTCCACAAGGCGTGGGGGACAGTCACGGGAGGGTGCTGGAGCTGAGGGTTCATGAGGCAAGAACTCGAAGTAAGCCATGTTTGGCATGATTGTATAAGAAACCTCCGATGGCTTGCTCATTGGCTTTAGGTTAAGCCCAAAATAGCACTCAGAGGAAGCATACATGGTGCAAGCCATGGGCAACCCAGCACTGTAATATTCAAGCGTGGGAATATACTGGGCCATGGCTCCTGTGACAATGACGTCTAAATATTTTGTATTGGGCCAAATTCTTGTGATAATACCTTCCCAGTTCTCTCCTGAGCATTGTTTTGTAATGAACTCAGCGAGGTCTGGGTTAGGTTTCAAGATTTTGGTCATGCATTCCCTTACTGAATGGTCAGTTACTTTAGGGTTTAATGTGCCAGAGGAGATATCCTCGACGAGTTGCTTCCAGTTGATCTGAAGGAACTTAATGGCTCTGAGAAGGCCTGAGGCGAAAACTGCACCAACTCGGAGGACTTCTTCGCGCATAATGAGGCCACAGAGCATTTGGGCGTACATGCTCTGGAAGGAGTCTGCGCAAAGAATGGTCTCGTTGGGGCTAGTGTAAACGTTGTAAGGATCGTATGGCCTGTTCTTGAACTGCTCACTTTTATAGTAGCTTGTGAGTACCGGACGTGCCAAGAGCCCACCTGGGGTCTTTGTCTCAGCCTTCACAAACAAGAAATACAGGCCCTTCCCTTTGTCTAAACC
This sequence is a window from Hevea brasiliensis isolate MT/VB/25A 57/8 chromosome 10, ASM3005281v1, whole genome shotgun sequence. Protein-coding genes within it:
- the LOC110631692 gene encoding probable indole-3-acetic acid-amido synthetase GH3.1, which encodes MAVDYLSSPLGPPACEKDAKALPFIEEMTSNVDSVQERVLAEILSRNSEAEYLKRFPLLGATERDTFKVKIPVVTYEDIQPDIQRIANGDRSAIFCAHPVSEFLTSSGTSAGERKLMPTIYEDMDRRQLLYSLLMPVMNLYVPGLDKGKGLYFLFVKAETKTPGGLLARPVLTSYYKSEQFKNRPYDPYNVYTSPNETILCADSFQSMYAQMLCGLIMREEVLRVGAVFASGLLRAIKFLQINWKQLVEDISSGTLNPKVTDHSVRECMTKILKPNPDLAEFITKQCSGENWEGIITRIWPNTKYLDVIVTGAMAQYIPTLEYYSAGLPMACTMYASSECYFGLNLKPMSKPSEVSYTIMPNMAYFEFLPHEPSAPAPSRDCPPRLVDLANVEVGKEYELVITTYSGLYRYRVGDILRVTGFYNKAPQFRFVRRKNVLLSIDSDKTDEAELQKGIENASALLREFNTSVVEYTSYADTKSIPGHYVIYWELFVKDPANSPTEEVLNQCCLAMEESLNSVYRQGRVADNSIGPLEIRVVKNGTFEELMDYAISRGASINQYKVPRCVSFTPITELLDSRVVSKHFSPSLPHWTPERRR